A DNA window from Hevea brasiliensis isolate MT/VB/25A 57/8 chromosome 2, ASM3005281v1, whole genome shotgun sequence contains the following coding sequences:
- the LOC131171176 gene encoding uncharacterized protein LOC131171176 produces MDRSWMLNKNKFSSEYIQGVRSFLDVAKQNVDSNGRIRCPCKNCNNCYLKKVAEVKQDLFLHGFAEDYTQWTHHGESFESDVGIHLGDSHDDDNLSDQVEDQHDNTFEMLKDMCNSNFTEFSGERPSSNHETTSSEKEVEKFARLLNDAQCELYPSCKKYSKLSFLIKMIYNKTITNSSNKSFSMNLELFKDALPEGETLPKSYYEVKKLMHDLGLGYITIDACVNDCILYWKEYEHLDTCLNPMCRAPRWKHGLGKCKKIAQKVVRYFPLKPRLQRLFMSKEIAKDMRWHKEKRVNDDVIRHPADAEAWKEFDKENDWFARDPRNVRLGLASDGFNPFGNMSTSYSMWPVILLPYNLPPWKCMKEPFLFLSMLIPGKDSPGNDIDVYLRPLIDELKELWENGVETFDSYSNENFQLHAALLWTINDFPAYGMLSGWSTKGKLACPVCNKWTYSLTLKNGQKQCYMGHRRYLDKQHPLRKSKKFNGKIEYQEKPKELSGDDILIQTSYIPQDVKFGKPCNKRKRKRTEQELNWTKRSIFFELPYWKTLKLRHNLDVMHIEKNISETIIGTLLAIDGKTKDNVKTRLDLEEMGIRKELHLQRDGDRILMPLACYTLPLSERKKFCEWLKLIKLPDGYASNLSRCVNVDDCRLSGMKSHDYHVFLQ; encoded by the coding sequence ATGGATAGAAGTTGGATGCTAAATAAGAATAAATTTAGTTCAGAATATATTCAAGGGGTGCGTAGTTTCTTAGATGTTGCAAAACAAAATGTTGACTCCAATGGTAGGATTCGATGTCCATGCAAAAATTGTAACAATTGTTACTTGAAAAAAGTGGCAGAGGTGAAACAAGACTTGTTTCTTCATGGGTTTGCTGAGGATTATACTCAGTGGACACATCATGGTGAGTCTTTTGAATCAGATGTTGGTATTCATTTGGGTGATTCACATGATGATGATAATCTTAGTGATCAAGTTGAAGATCAACATGACAATACTTTTGAAATGTTAAAAGACATGTGCAATTCTAATTTCACAGAATTTAGTGGTGAACGACCCTCGAGCAATCATGAAACAACCTCATCTGAAAAGGAAGTAGAGAAATTTGCTAGATTGTTGAATGATGCTCAATGCGAACTATACCCAAGTTGTAAGAAGTATTCCAAATTGTCATTTCTTATCAAgatgatttataacaaaacaaTTACTAATTCTAGTAATAAGTCCTTCAGTATGAACTTAGAGTTATTCAAGGATGCTCTCCCAGAAGGTGAAACACTTCCCAAATCTTATTATGAGGTGAAAAAATTGATGCATGATCTTGGCCTTGGTTATATCACCATAGATGCATGTGTGAATGATTGCATACTATATTGGAAGGAGTATGAGCATTTAGATACATGCCTTAATCCGATGTGCAGAGCCCCTCGATGGAAGCATGGTTTGGGTAAATGTAAGAAGATTGCTCAAAAGGTAGTTAGATATTTTCCTTTGAAACCTAGACTTCAAAGATTATTTATGTCGAAGGAAATTGCTAAGGATATGAGGTGGCATAAAGAAAAGCGGGTAAATGATGATGTTATTAGGCATCCAGCTGATGCTGAGGCATGGAAAGAGTTTGATAAGGAAAATGATTGGTTTGCTCGAGATCCTCGCAATGTGCGACTTGGGCTTGCAAGTGATGGATTCAACCCATTTGGCAATATGAGCACCAGTTATAGTATGTGGCCGGTCATTCTACTTCCTTACAATTTGCCACCTTGGAAATGTATGAAGgagccatttttatttttatccatgcTTATACCAGGTAAGGATTCTCCTGGTAATGATATTGATGTTTATTTACGACCATTAATAGATGAACTAAAAGAATTATGGGAAAATGGTGTGGAGACATTTGATTCATATagtaatgaaaattttcaattacaTGCTGCATTGTTATGGACTATAAATGATTTTCCTGCTTATGGAATGTTATCTGGGTGGAGTACAAAGGGAAAATTAGCATGTCCAGTTTGCAACAAATGGACATATTCACTTACTTTAAAGAATGGGCAGAAGCAATGTTATATGGGTCATCGTAGATATTTGGATAAACAACATCCATTGAGGAAAAGTAAAAAGTTTAATGGTAAGATAGAGTATCAAGAAAAACCCAAAGAATTATCAGGAGACGACATACTTATCCAAACATCTTATATTCCACAAGATGTGAAATTTGGAAAGCCATGTAATAAAAGGAAGCGTAAGCGTACAGAACAAGAGCTGAATTGGACTAAAAGGAGTATATTTTTTGAACTTCCTTATTGGAAAACATTGAAGTTACGCCACAATCTGGATGTGATGCACATTGAGAAAAATATAAGTGAAACCATTATAGGGACGTTGTTGGCAATAGATGGGAAAACAAAAGACAATGTCAAGACTCGTTTGGATTTGGAAGAAATGGGTATAAGAAAAGAATTGCACTTgcaaagagatggtgacaggatttTAATGCCATTAGCATGTTACACTTTACCATTatcagaaaggaagaagttttgtgaatggttaaaattaattaagttaccTGATGGTTATGCCTCTAACTTGTCTCGATGCGTAAATGTTGATGATTGTAGATTATCAGGAATGAAAAGCCATGACTATCATGTATTTTTACAATGA